ATTCTCTTCATGTTGGAACTTGTATGTTAGATGCTTCTCCTTACCAGGGAAGTGTTTCGTTAGTGTTCAATGTCAGTGAAGGATTTTTCTTCAGTACATCCTGTGGGAAAGGAATAATGTACATATACGAATTTGGCGGCAGTTTGTACTCCTGCTGCGGTACGGTCGTATTGACAAGCGGGAATTTATGCACGACCGTTTTAGCATACTCGGGTTCTGTATTCAGCCTGCGTAGGTCCCAGAAACGGTTGAAGCCGAACAACAGTTCCTTTCTTCTTTCACTGATGATGATCTCCATCGTTTCCCTGATGGTAGCAGGTGTTTCCAGGTGTGCTTCTGTAGCGTTCACAATACGTTTGGCACGCAGCTCATTGATCAGGCCCATTGCCGCAGACAGATTATTCTGACGGGCATAACATTCCGCCAGCATCAGCAGTACTTCCGGCGTTCTCATACCTACTGTAACTGTGAAGTATTCGGTAAACTTCACATTCCAGTAAGCGGTGTTTGAACCTATATCCAGGAAGGAACGGTTGGTGGTATTGAAGAAAAGATTGAATCGCGTATCAGTTGCACCAAACAGGTTTCTCAGTTCGGGGCTGATAATGTTCACGTACGCGATATTCATTTCATTACGGCCAGTCATGTAAACATAATTGAGTACCTCCGGGTTATTACCTGCTGTAATAGGATTGGTAATGCCACCGGTAGCCGCATAATTCACCAGGTCGAATATCTTATTGTTAAACGACATAGATTGCTGTGCAGCCGCTATACATTTGTCCCATTCACGTTTGAACAGATGCACTTTTGCTTTCAGTGCCCAGGCATATGCCAAAGAAGGATGATATTCATCCAGTGGAGTCGCCTGCAGATAAGGAATGGACTCATCCAGGTCTTTCTCGATGAAAGCATATACTTCTGCTACAGTAGATTTCTTTGGCTGTGCTTCCAGGTCATATTTATCCATAATACAGATACCTCCGTCTGTCGATGCCGTTTCCGGCACATAAGGACGACCGAAAGTATTCAATAATACAAAGTGGTCAAAAGCGCGATGTACCCTGGCCTCTGCCTTTGCCAGCTTCTTCATGTTCTCATCTCCTTTACTTTCGTCCACCAGCGTAATGATCATGTTCCATCTGTTGATGTACTTATAAGCCTGGTTGTAAAGAGAAGACGACGGCAGTCTGTTGACGCGGTTCTCAGTTGTATCGAAAGTGAAGTTGATGATGTCCATACTCTTCAGTACACCTATCACATTGGACTCTTTCATCCACTGGTCATCCACGAGATACTGGAAGTTATTGATAGGATACCCTCTGTTAGGAAGGCTGACCATGTTGTAAAAGTCCTGCGTTGTTTCTACTACCTGCTGACCTTTCGGTACGATGTCGAGATACTTATTGCACGACAATAAACCTGCAACAAGCAATATATATATAAAGTGAATACCTGATTTCATACGTTAACGATTTTAAAATTAGAAAGTAACGGCTGCACCAAAAAGGAATGAACGCTGCGTTGGCAGGTTTCTGGTACCACTGTTAAGACTCATTGTCTCAGGGTCCATATCATCACCGGCCTTGCTCCACATCCAGAGGTTGTTAGCCTGGGCAGTGAATTTCACATTTTTAGCATACAGCCGCTTACACAGCTGTTGTGGCAGGGTGTAAGAAAGGTAAAGGTTACGCAGCTTCACAGAAGTGGCGCTTACCACCTGCACATCAGAATAGCGCCAGTAGCTTGAAAGTGTAGCCGCATAGCTCTTCAGTGCATCAGGGTAGTCAAGTTCCAGCCTTGGATTACCGTTCGGATTCGCATCTGTATAACGGTCAGCCAGCTGACGGTTCTGCTGGGAAGTACCGGAGAAGTCCATCGCATCTCTTCTCATCTGATGACCACCATAGAAAGCGAGCATTGCACCGATCTCCGCACCTTTGTAGCGGAAGCTCTGACGGAAGGACCCGTTAAACTTAGGTATCAGTGTACCGACTCTTACATTAGCCAAAGGGCTGTTGACCTGTCTTACATTAGTGGGATTACCATTGGCATCAAAAGTCACGTTCGGCTCACCTTTTTCATCCAGTATGTAAGGATATCCATTGATCATACCAGCGTATCGGTATGCATATACGGAGTTAAAGGGCGTATTGGCGTAGTAATAGTTTGTCGGAGATGAGATATAAGAGTAACCCGAAGTAGTACTGTTATTTACCTCTTCTATGCGGTTCTTATTGAAAGCGATCACAAATGAGGACAGCGCGCCAAAATCTTTCTTATTGATCCATTGTGAAGACAGGTTTAACTCTATACCGCGGTTACTCATCGCACCATTGTTGATACTGATAGAGGACGCGCCTACAGTTGGATCAAGATCTGATAATGCGATCAGGTCAGAACTATATTTGCGGTAATAGTCTATGCTACCTCTGAACAGGTTATTCAGTATAGCGAAGTCCGCACCAAAGTTAACCGTCTCTGTTTTCTCCCAACGCAATTTCGGATTAGGCATTCCCAGGATATCTACGTATTGCAGTTCGGTAAACAGGTTATCACTTCTTAATCTCGCAGTAAGATAAGGAGATGAAGTCTGGTCTACGTTACCATTCACACCATAGGTAGCACGTACTTTCAGAAAATCCAGCCAGCTTACATCTTTCAGGAATGCTTCGTTGGTAGCGTTCCATCCTGCACCAATTGACCATAAAGGACGGTTCCTGTATTTAGGATCAGTACCAAAAAGATCCGTTTTGTCTACCCTTGCACTGGCTGTCAGGTTATAACGTGTCTGGTAGGTATAAGCGATATTACCATAATAAGACACAAAGCGGTGACGCATTTCCGTCTTATTAGCACCTGGTTGGTAACCCAGTGTAGTATTGCCAAACAGATAACTGTTAATCCCCGATTGGTTCAAACGGTACCAGTCTGTCTGAACTGAAGTCAGCGTCACCGGATCATACCCATATCTCAGGTCACCTACATTCACAGGGGCGCGGGATTGTCTCAACTCAAAACCAGCAATAGCTGCCAGGTCATGCTGCCTGCCATCAATAGTAAAGGAGCGATCAAAATCCAGCTGTTGTCTGAATGTAAAGTTTTCTGCCTGTTTATTTAACTGGTAGAGACGACCGTTATAAGGGATTTCGTGTGTGTATATATTTGTAGTCGTATTGTAGGTGGTCATTGCATTATAGAGATAACGCATTCTGTAATCATCCTTATCAGCGAAATTATACGACTCTCCTTTAGAAGTTTCATACTGGAACTTCAGACTATACTTCAGTCCTGCGAGCAGCGTCGCATTCACATCCGCAAACGTACGCAATCGCAGTTGCTGCTCTTTGCTTCTGCTATTATTCAGTTCGTTGAGCAGATTAAAATCGAAAGACTTGAACTGGGTGTTACCCACCAGCTGGTCGATAACAGTACCGTTCACTGCATCAGAAGAACTGAAGCCATCTTTGAAGTTGGCGTACTCCTGCGTTACACTATTGCCATTTTCATCGACGATGCGGGTATAGCGGGGCTGTGTGGTGTAGTTGGTATAAGTATTCTCAGAGCTCACGATCTTGGAATATGCACCATTCGCACCAAACGTAGCATTAAACCACGGACGTGGAGAGAAAGTGGACTTCAGGTATACATTCAGGTTCTCATCCGTGTTATTACGAATAAGCTGGTTGTTGCCATCATAGTTGATAGAGAAATAAGTATTACTCTTCTCTGAACCTGTGCTTAATGCAATATTGAAACGCTTTCTCGCCTGATTCTGCCACACATTGTCGTGGAACTGCTGATAGTAATCATAGTTCTTTAAATCTTCGATGGCGGCATCCCTGTCATGCGCGCTGATCTGACCGAGGCTTTCCTTTCTGTACAGGTTATACAGTGGAGAAAAGTATTTAATGGTATTACCACCTACACTACCATAGGCATTAAACAGCTGTTGAGCATTGGTATACCGACGCAGTTCAGCTGCATAAATATCCTTCTCATAATCCACCATCTGTGCAGAAGTAGCGTAATGCATTTTGCTCAGATCAGGACGTTCTGTAATGAAGTAGTCTGCATTTACAGAAATATTATATTGACCCCTTTTGGCTTTCTTGGTATTTACGACGATCACACCGTTCGCGGCTCTTGCACCATAGATAGATGCAGCAGCGGCGTCTTTCAGTATAGTGACTGATTCGACGTCATAAGGATTGATCATATCCAGTGTATTCTCTGTCAGCAAACCGTCCAGTACGATCAGCGGATAGGTCCCTACAGAGTTGGAAAAAGTACTGAGACCTCTCAGGGTAGGCTCCCCTCTATACAGGCTCAGGCCAGCAGCCTTTCCTTCCAGCGCAGCGCCCAGGTCGGGATTGATCTGTGCTTCCAGGTCTTTCCTTTCTACAGTTGTGTATGCACCGGTCGCTTGCTCTTTAGATATTTCCTGGT
The DNA window shown above is from Chitinophaga agri and carries:
- a CDS encoding SusC/RagA family TonB-linked outer membrane protein: MFAFLMQVSATSWSQVISYSGNNVPLSTIFGVVKQQTGYVVLYNPDVVKKTAPVTVSAHNMPLNEFLDRILTQRALGYSLEDKTIFITKRAVTNAPAKENTVADIPEVILPAISGFVRDDKGQLLPGVSVKVKGAVFGTTSNGSGFYKLSSVHDDAVLLFTSIGYESVTVPVGICCKKMAVKNVESTLNEDGSLMLNVTLKLAVKSLSEIAITNTGYQEISKEQATGAYTTVERKDLEAQINPDLGAALEGKAAGLSLYRGEPTLRGLSTFSNSVGTYPLIVLDGLLTENTLDMINPYDVESVTILKDAAAASIYGARAANGVIVVNTKKAKRGQYNISVNADYFITERPDLSKMHYATSAQMVDYEKDIYAAELRRYTNAQQLFNAYGSVGGNTIKYFSPLYNLYRKESLGQISAHDRDAAIEDLKNYDYYQQFHDNVWQNQARKRFNIALSTGSEKSNTYFSINYDGNNQLIRNNTDENLNVYLKSTFSPRPWFNATFGANGAYSKIVSSENTYTNYTTQPRYTRIVDENGNSVTQEYANFKDGFSSSDAVNGTVIDQLVGNTQFKSFDFNLLNELNNSRSKEQQLRLRTFADVNATLLAGLKYSLKFQYETSKGESYNFADKDDYRMRYLYNAMTTYNTTTNIYTHEIPYNGRLYQLNKQAENFTFRQQLDFDRSFTIDGRQHDLAAIAGFELRQSRAPVNVGDLRYGYDPVTLTSVQTDWYRLNQSGINSYLFGNTTLGYQPGANKTEMRHRFVSYYGNIAYTYQTRYNLTASARVDKTDLFGTDPKYRNRPLWSIGAGWNATNEAFLKDVSWLDFLKVRATYGVNGNVDQTSSPYLTARLRSDNLFTELQYVDILGMPNPKLRWEKTETVNFGADFAILNNLFRGSIDYYRKYSSDLIALSDLDPTVGASSISINNGAMSNRGIELNLSSQWINKKDFGALSSFVIAFNKNRIEEVNNSTTSGYSYISSPTNYYYANTPFNSVYAYRYAGMINGYPYILDEKGEPNVTFDANGNPTNVRQVNSPLANVRVGTLIPKFNGSFRQSFRYKGAEIGAMLAFYGGHQMRRDAMDFSGTSQQNRQLADRYTDANPNGNPRLELDYPDALKSYAATLSSYWRYSDVQVVSATSVKLRNLYLSYTLPQQLCKRLYAKNVKFTAQANNLWMWSKAGDDMDPETMSLNSGTRNLPTQRSFLFGAAVTF
- a CDS encoding RagB/SusD family nutrient uptake outer membrane protein; its protein translation is MKSGIHFIYILLVAGLLSCNKYLDIVPKGQQVVETTQDFYNMVSLPNRGYPINNFQYLVDDQWMKESNVIGVLKSMDIINFTFDTTENRVNRLPSSSLYNQAYKYINRWNMIITLVDESKGDENMKKLAKAEARVHRAFDHFVLLNTFGRPYVPETASTDGGICIMDKYDLEAQPKKSTVAEVYAFIEKDLDESIPYLQATPLDEYHPSLAYAWALKAKVHLFKREWDKCIAAAQQSMSFNNKIFDLVNYAATGGITNPITAGNNPEVLNYVYMTGRNEMNIAYVNIISPELRNLFGATDTRFNLFFNTTNRSFLDIGSNTAYWNVKFTEYFTVTVGMRTPEVLLMLAECYARQNNLSAAMGLINELRAKRIVNATEAHLETPATIRETMEIIISERRKELLFGFNRFWDLRRLNTEPEYAKTVVHKFPLVNTTVPQQEYKLPPNSYMYIIPFPQDVLKKNPSLTLNTNETLPW